A window of the Dioscorea cayenensis subsp. rotundata cultivar TDr96_F1 chromosome 14, TDr96_F1_v2_PseudoChromosome.rev07_lg8_w22 25.fasta, whole genome shotgun sequence genome harbors these coding sequences:
- the LOC120275752 gene encoding uncharacterized protein SYNPCC7002_A1590 has product MALNSSLVRFISAPIAPSRRPLFVRASASSSAVPRARFSARSSESTTVQQLQRPLAEYMSLPASQYSVLDAERIERVDDNTFRCYVYRFKFFAFEVCPVLVVRVDEEPYGCCIRLLSCRLEGSPIVVAQNEKFSASMVNRISCNKRLSSNSSSQQLTTDTTIEVIIEIPFAFRAIPVGAIESAGTQVLEQLLRLMLPRFLRQLEKDYQAWASGDTSRQPLGTGKI; this is encoded by the exons ATGGCGCTCAACTCCTCGCTGGTTCGCTTCATCTCCGCCCCAATTGCCCCCTCTCGCCGCCCTCTCTTCGTCCGCGCCTCTGCCTCCTCCTCCGCCGTGCCCCGTGCTCGCTTCTCCGCCCGCAGCTCCGAGTCCACCACCGTTCAGCAACTCCAACGCCCTCTCG CGGAGTATATGAGCTTGCCAGCGAGCCAGTACTCGGTTCTCGATGCGGAGCGGATCGAGCGGGTCGATGATAATACCTTCAGATGCTATGTCTATCGGTTCAAGTTCTTCGCTTTTGAGGTGTGCCCTGTGCTGGTGGTCCGTGTGGATGAGGAGCCCTATGGCTGCTGCATTCGCCTCTTGTCTTGCCGA cTGGAGGGCTCGCCAATTGTGGTTGCTCAGAATGAGAAATTCTCAG CTTCGATGGTGAATAGAATTTCCTGCAATAAGCGTTTGAGCAGCAACTCTTCATCGCAACAGCTCACAACCGACACAACAATTGAG GTTATTATCGAAATCCCGTTTGCATTTAGAGCTATACCAGTGGGAGCAATAGAATCAGCCGGCACTCAGGTCCTGGAACAACTACTAAGACTAATGCTACCACGATTTCTGCGTCAG CTCGAGAAGGACTATCAAGCATGGGCTTCAGGTGATACCTCAAGGCAGCCTCTTGGTACCGGTAAAATTTAA